From a single Ciconia boyciana chromosome 6, ASM3463844v1, whole genome shotgun sequence genomic region:
- the ARID4A gene encoding AT-rich interactive domain-containing protein 4A isoform X2 → MKAADEPAYLTVGTDVSAKYRGAFCEAKIKTVKRLVKVKVVLKGDNSTQLVQDDQVKGPLRVGAMVETKMPDGSFQEAVISKLTDASWYTVVFDDGDERTLRRTSLCLKGERHFAESETLDQLPLTNPEHFGTPVIGKKSNRGRRSSLPVTEDEKEEESSEEEDEDKRRLNDELLGKVVSVTCNSEKADWYPALVVSPSCNDDVTVKKDQCLVRSFADSKFYSVARKDIKELDVQNLPKSESSPKKGLQEASTFLNTKGVPRNWKMDISEILESSSSDEEDGAAAETDEEEEKREEKTEEVLPEEELDPEERDNFLQQLYKFMEDRGTPINKPPVLGYKDLNLFKLFRLVYQQGGCDNIESGAVWKQIYMDLGIPILNSAASYNVKTAYRKYLYGFEEYCRSANIQFRTIHHNEPKVVEDIQKHVEPMEESVKEEQKMPPTEVKKEAEENYSSSESEKEEIELRSPRGRRRLARDATPAKKDSEEDKTQDKLKDGNKENKDIEETPENAEKKENETPLGRKSTPKQKEKKIKKQEDSDKESDEEEERQREREEIENKGESEGEEDEEDAEPCLTGTKVKVKYGRGKTQKIYEASIKSTEIDDGEVLYLVHYYGWNVRYDEWVKADRIIWPVDKGGPKRKQKKKTKNKEDSEKDEKKDEEKQKSKRGRPPLKSTLPSNTSCGLSKTPNSEGKSGARSARNNLSDSSPLPNGTEATPRRQMRHSSGMFDSDRGSNDSGSSDSEADESSEKNLNEEFSPETSELEKSEKLHDEKLDEENPKIPHALKENDRTQVQPLETLKLEVEESEQIVQIFGNKTEQIEEIKREAEKSPKGKGRRSKTKDPCLEYAKISPGSQEEVANESLTEPERLDASSLDCKEISSTTESETEPSTKDKKLLKRKTLEQASPEKRNRRESEMEVPNIVSEERTNECTGAEECRGLNAEESLRTENEEMPSLVAESVQHSQELTNENFERPSEENENVPLKDEDDAMPQIGPETLLCHEVDLDDLDEKEKSSSEDTVSEKPDPNVSNSNPSALPPAVQSSFSVASPLTLSQDESRSIKSESDVTIEVDSVAEESQEGLCESESANGFEASTTSSNCSIAVQEREIGEKGQKRPSDSNSGTLAKKQKRTPKRTSAAAKNEKNGTGQSSDSEDLPVLDSSSKCTPVKHINASKPQKISRSPARVISPHIKDGEKDKHREKHHHQNASPRVYKWSFQLNELDNMTSTERISFLQEKLQEIRKYYMSLKSEVATIDRRRKRLKKKDREVSHTGASMSSASSDTGMSPSSSSPPQNVLAVECRYRTPVYKL, encoded by the exons TTtttgatgatggtgatgaaagGACCTTGAGACGAACTTCGTTATGCTTGAAGGGAGAAAGGCACTTCGCAGAAAGTGAG ACACTTGACCAACTGCCACTAACCAATCCAGAGCACTTTGGAACTCCAGTTATTGGGAAGAAATCTAATAGAGGAAGAAGATCATCTCTTCCCGT tactgaagatgaaaaggaagaagaaagtagtgaagaggaggatgaagatAAAAGGCGTCTCAATGATGAATTGCTTGGGAAAGTTGTGAGTGTGACTTGTAATTCTGAGAAGGCAGACTGGTATCCAGCTTTG GTTGTGTCTCCCAGCTGTAATGATGACGTCACAGTGAAAAAGGACCAGTGTTTAGTTCGATCCTTTGCAGATTCCAAATT TTACTCAGTAGCAAGAAAAGACATTAAAGAACTAGATGTTCAAAACTTACCAAAATCTGAGTCCTCTCCTAAAAAAG GGCTACAGGAGGCAAGCACGTTTCTCAACACAAAGGGTGTTCCTCGGAACTGGAAAATGGACATAAGTGAAATTCTGGAGTCCTCTAGCAGCGATGAGGAagatggagctgctgcagaaactgatgaagaggaagaaaaaagagaagagaaaacagaagaagtACTG CCTGAGGAAGAGCTTGATCCTGAAGAGAGGGACAACTTCCTCCAACAGCTTTACAAGTTTATGGAAGACAGAG GTACTCCTATCAATAAACCACCTGTTCTGGGCTACAAGGACCTTAATCTCTTCAAACTTTTTAGACTGGTATATCAGCAGGGTGGGTGTGACAAT ATTGAGAGTGGTGCTGTATGGAAGCAAATTTATATGGACCTTGGCATTCCTATTTTGAACTCGGCTGCTTCCTACAATGTAAAAACTGCTTATAGAAA GTATCTTTATGGTTTTGAAGAGTACTGCCGTTCTGCAAACATTCAGTTTAGGACCATCCATCACAATGAACCAAAAGTGGTAGAAGACATACAGAAACACGTGGAACCAATGGAAGAAAGTgtaaaagaggaacaaaaaatgCCCccaacagaagttaaaaaagaagcagaagaaaattattccagcagtgaaagtgaaaaagaagaaatagaacTAAGATCCCCAAGG GGACGAAGACGACTTGCCCGGGATGCAACCCCTGCTAAAAAAGATAGTGAAGAAGATAAAACACAAGACAAATTAAAAGACggtaacaaagaaaacaaagatataGAGGAAACACCTGagaatgcagaaaagaaagaaaatgaaactccACTAGGGAGAAAAAGTACaccaaagcaaaaagagaaaaaaattaaaaaacaggagGATTCTGATAAAGAGTcagatgaagaggaagagaggcagagggagag GGAGGAAATTGAGAACAAAGGAGAGTCAGAAGGtgaagaggatgaggaggatgCAGAACCCTGCCTGACTGGAACCAAAGTGAAAGTAAAATATGGACGTGGAAAGACTCAGAAAATTTATGAAGCCAgtattaaaagcacagaaattgaTGATGGAGAGGTTTTATATTTAGTTCATTACTATGGTTGGAATGTAAg ATATGATGAATGGGTGAAAGCTGATCGGATTATCTGGCCTGTGGACAAAGGAGgaccaaagagaaaacagaagaaaaaaacaaaa aataaagaagacagtgaaaaggatgagaagaaggatgaggagaaacaaaaatcaaagcgTGGGCGACCACCTCTGAAATCTACTCTTCCATCAAACACATCTTGCGGTTTATCCAAAACACCTAATAGTGAAGGTAAATCAGGAGCCAGAAGTGCACGGAACAACTTGTCAGATTCCTCACCATTACCAAATGGAACAGAAG CAACACCTCGCAGGCAGATGAGACATAGCTCAGGAATGTTTGATTCTGATAGAGGATCAAACG ACTCTGGCTCATCCGACAGTGAAGCAGATGAATCATCTGAAAAGAATTTGAATGAAGAATTTTCTCCAGAAActtcagaactggaaaaaagtgaaaaactaCATGATGAGAAGCTAGATGAAGAAAACCCAAAGATTCCTCatgcactgaaagaaaatgacaggACTCAAGTACAGCCATTAGAAACACTGAAACTGGAAGTTGAAGAAAGTGAACAAATTGTTCagatttttggaaataaaacagaacaaatagaAGAAATCAAAAGAGAGGCTGAAAAATCACctaaaggaaaagggagaaggagcaaGACAAAAGATCCCTGTTTAGAGTATGCAAAGATTTCACCAGGAAGCCAAGAAGAGGTGGCAAATGAATCTCTTACAGAACCTGAAAGATTAGACGCGTCTTCCTTGGACTGTAAAGAGATTTCCAGCACTACTGAAAGTGAAACAGAGCCTTCTACAAAAGATaagaagcttttgaaaaggaaaactttggaACAGGCATCACCTGAGAAGAGAAATCGACGAGAGAGTGAGATGGAAGTGCCAAATATTGTATCTGAAGAGAGGACCAATGAATGTACTGGAGCAGAGGAATGTAGAGGGCTGAATGCTGAAGAGTCCCTCAGaactgaaaatgaggaaatgcCATCCCTGGTGGCAGAATCAGTTCAGCACAGTCAGGAGCTGACGAATGAAAACTTCGAACGTCCATCTGAGGAAAATGAGAATGTTCCCTTAAAAGATGAGGATGATGCAATGCCTCAGATTGGTCCTGAAACTTTGCTCTGCCATGAAGTAGACTTGGATGACTTGGatgaaaaggagaagagcagTAGTGAAGACACAGTATCAGAAAAGCCAGACCCTAATGTTTCAAATTCAAATCCATCTGCCTTACCCCCTGCTGTCCAGTCGAGCTTTTCAGTGGCTTCGCCTCTTACTCTTAGTCAGGATGAATCGCGCAGTATCAAGAGTGAAAGTGATGTGACTATTGAAGTCGATAGTGTGGCAGAAGAGTCTCAAGAAGGTCTCTGTGAAAGCGAGTCTGCTAATGGGTTTGAAGCCAGTACTACGTCAAGCAATTGTAGTATAGCTGTGCAAGAAAGAGAGATTGGAGAGAAAG GTCAAAAAAGACCCAGTGATAGCAATAGTGGAACACtggcaaaaaaacaaaagcGTACTCCAAAGCGAACAAGTGCTGCagccaaaaatgaaaagaatggaACAG GGCAAAGTAGTGACAGTGAAGACCTTCCTGTCCTGGACAGTTCAAGTAAATGTACTCCTGTAAAACACATAAATGCATCCAAACCACAGAAGATTTCTCGATCACCTGCAAGAGTGATTTCACCTCACATCAAAGATGGAGAGAAGGAtaaacacagagagaaacaccACCACCAGAATGCTTCGCCTAGAGTATACAAATGGAGTTTTCAGCTCA ATGAACTAGACAATATGACCAGCACTGAAAGGATCTCCTTCTTACAAGAAAAACTACAGGAAATACGAAAATACTACATGTCCTTGAAGTCAGAAGTAGCAACCATAGACAGGAGAAGAAAAcgattaaaaaagaaagacagagaag TGTCACATACAGGAGCATCCATGTCATCTGCTTCATCAGACACTGGAATGAGTCCATCATCAT
- the ARID4A gene encoding AT-rich interactive domain-containing protein 4A isoform X3: protein MKAADEPAYLTVGTDVSAKYRGAFCEAKIKTVKRLVKVKVVLKGDNSTQLVQDDQVKGPLRVGAMVETKMPDGSFQEAVISKLTDASWYTVVFDDGDERTLRRTSLCLKGERHFAESETLDQLPLTNPEHFGTPVIGKKSNRGRRSSLPVTEDEKEEESSEEEDEDKRRLNDELLGKVVSVTCNSEKADWYPALVVSPSCNDDVTVKKDQCLVRSFADSKFYSVARKDIKELDVQNLPKSESSPKKGLQEASTFLNTKGVPRNWKMDISEILESSSSDEEDGAAAETDEEEEKREEKTEEVLPEEELDPEERDNFLQQLYKFMEDRGTPINKPPVLGYKDLNLFKLFRLVYQQGGCDNIESGAVWKQIYMDLGIPILNSAASYNVKTAYRKYLYGFEEYCRSANIQFRTIHHNEPKVVEDIQKHVEPMEESVKEEQKMPPTEVKKEAEENYSSSESEKEEIELRSPRGRRRLARDATPAKKDSEEDKTQDKLKDGNKENKDIEETPENAEKKENETPLGRKSTPKQKEKKIKKQEDSDKESDEEEERQREREEIENKGESEGEEDEEDAEPCLTGTKVKVKYGRGKTQKIYEASIKSTEIDDGEVLYLVHYYGWNVRYDEWVKADRIIWPVDKGGPKRKQKKKTKNKEDSEKDEKKDEEKQKSKRGRPPLKSTLPSNTSCGLSKTPNSEGKSGARSARNNLSDSSPLPNGTEDSGSSDSEADESSEKNLNEEFSPETSELEKSEKLHDEKLDEENPKIPHALKENDRTQVQPLETLKLEVEESEQIVQIFGNKTEQIEEIKREAEKSPKGKGRRSKTKDPCLEYAKISPGSQEEVANESLTEPERLDASSLDCKEISSTTESETEPSTKDKKLLKRKTLEQASPEKRNRRESEMEVPNIVSEERTNECTGAEECRGLNAEESLRTENEEMPSLVAESVQHSQELTNENFERPSEENENVPLKDEDDAMPQIGPETLLCHEVDLDDLDEKEKSSSEDTVSEKPDPNVSNSNPSALPPAVQSSFSVASPLTLSQDESRSIKSESDVTIEVDSVAEESQEGLCESESANGFEASTTSSNCSIAVQEREIGEKGQKRPSDSNSGTLAKKQKRTPKRTSAAAKNEKNGTGQSSDSEDLPVLDSSSKCTPVKHINASKPQKISRSPARVISPHIKDGEKDKHREKHHHQNASPRVYKWSFQLNELDNMTSTERISFLQEKLQEIRKYYMSLKSEVATIDRRRKRLKKKDREVSHTGASMSSASSDTGMSPSSSSPPQNVLAVECSPVSVFSYFWTTPRLIPHLGTA, encoded by the exons TTtttgatgatggtgatgaaagGACCTTGAGACGAACTTCGTTATGCTTGAAGGGAGAAAGGCACTTCGCAGAAAGTGAG ACACTTGACCAACTGCCACTAACCAATCCAGAGCACTTTGGAACTCCAGTTATTGGGAAGAAATCTAATAGAGGAAGAAGATCATCTCTTCCCGT tactgaagatgaaaaggaagaagaaagtagtgaagaggaggatgaagatAAAAGGCGTCTCAATGATGAATTGCTTGGGAAAGTTGTGAGTGTGACTTGTAATTCTGAGAAGGCAGACTGGTATCCAGCTTTG GTTGTGTCTCCCAGCTGTAATGATGACGTCACAGTGAAAAAGGACCAGTGTTTAGTTCGATCCTTTGCAGATTCCAAATT TTACTCAGTAGCAAGAAAAGACATTAAAGAACTAGATGTTCAAAACTTACCAAAATCTGAGTCCTCTCCTAAAAAAG GGCTACAGGAGGCAAGCACGTTTCTCAACACAAAGGGTGTTCCTCGGAACTGGAAAATGGACATAAGTGAAATTCTGGAGTCCTCTAGCAGCGATGAGGAagatggagctgctgcagaaactgatgaagaggaagaaaaaagagaagagaaaacagaagaagtACTG CCTGAGGAAGAGCTTGATCCTGAAGAGAGGGACAACTTCCTCCAACAGCTTTACAAGTTTATGGAAGACAGAG GTACTCCTATCAATAAACCACCTGTTCTGGGCTACAAGGACCTTAATCTCTTCAAACTTTTTAGACTGGTATATCAGCAGGGTGGGTGTGACAAT ATTGAGAGTGGTGCTGTATGGAAGCAAATTTATATGGACCTTGGCATTCCTATTTTGAACTCGGCTGCTTCCTACAATGTAAAAACTGCTTATAGAAA GTATCTTTATGGTTTTGAAGAGTACTGCCGTTCTGCAAACATTCAGTTTAGGACCATCCATCACAATGAACCAAAAGTGGTAGAAGACATACAGAAACACGTGGAACCAATGGAAGAAAGTgtaaaagaggaacaaaaaatgCCCccaacagaagttaaaaaagaagcagaagaaaattattccagcagtgaaagtgaaaaagaagaaatagaacTAAGATCCCCAAGG GGACGAAGACGACTTGCCCGGGATGCAACCCCTGCTAAAAAAGATAGTGAAGAAGATAAAACACAAGACAAATTAAAAGACggtaacaaagaaaacaaagatataGAGGAAACACCTGagaatgcagaaaagaaagaaaatgaaactccACTAGGGAGAAAAAGTACaccaaagcaaaaagagaaaaaaattaaaaaacaggagGATTCTGATAAAGAGTcagatgaagaggaagagaggcagagggagag GGAGGAAATTGAGAACAAAGGAGAGTCAGAAGGtgaagaggatgaggaggatgCAGAACCCTGCCTGACTGGAACCAAAGTGAAAGTAAAATATGGACGTGGAAAGACTCAGAAAATTTATGAAGCCAgtattaaaagcacagaaattgaTGATGGAGAGGTTTTATATTTAGTTCATTACTATGGTTGGAATGTAAg ATATGATGAATGGGTGAAAGCTGATCGGATTATCTGGCCTGTGGACAAAGGAGgaccaaagagaaaacagaagaaaaaaacaaaa aataaagaagacagtgaaaaggatgagaagaaggatgaggagaaacaaaaatcaaagcgTGGGCGACCACCTCTGAAATCTACTCTTCCATCAAACACATCTTGCGGTTTATCCAAAACACCTAATAGTGAAGGTAAATCAGGAGCCAGAAGTGCACGGAACAACTTGTCAGATTCCTCACCATTACCAAATGGAACAGAAG ACTCTGGCTCATCCGACAGTGAAGCAGATGAATCATCTGAAAAGAATTTGAATGAAGAATTTTCTCCAGAAActtcagaactggaaaaaagtgaaaaactaCATGATGAGAAGCTAGATGAAGAAAACCCAAAGATTCCTCatgcactgaaagaaaatgacaggACTCAAGTACAGCCATTAGAAACACTGAAACTGGAAGTTGAAGAAAGTGAACAAATTGTTCagatttttggaaataaaacagaacaaatagaAGAAATCAAAAGAGAGGCTGAAAAATCACctaaaggaaaagggagaaggagcaaGACAAAAGATCCCTGTTTAGAGTATGCAAAGATTTCACCAGGAAGCCAAGAAGAGGTGGCAAATGAATCTCTTACAGAACCTGAAAGATTAGACGCGTCTTCCTTGGACTGTAAAGAGATTTCCAGCACTACTGAAAGTGAAACAGAGCCTTCTACAAAAGATaagaagcttttgaaaaggaaaactttggaACAGGCATCACCTGAGAAGAGAAATCGACGAGAGAGTGAGATGGAAGTGCCAAATATTGTATCTGAAGAGAGGACCAATGAATGTACTGGAGCAGAGGAATGTAGAGGGCTGAATGCTGAAGAGTCCCTCAGaactgaaaatgaggaaatgcCATCCCTGGTGGCAGAATCAGTTCAGCACAGTCAGGAGCTGACGAATGAAAACTTCGAACGTCCATCTGAGGAAAATGAGAATGTTCCCTTAAAAGATGAGGATGATGCAATGCCTCAGATTGGTCCTGAAACTTTGCTCTGCCATGAAGTAGACTTGGATGACTTGGatgaaaaggagaagagcagTAGTGAAGACACAGTATCAGAAAAGCCAGACCCTAATGTTTCAAATTCAAATCCATCTGCCTTACCCCCTGCTGTCCAGTCGAGCTTTTCAGTGGCTTCGCCTCTTACTCTTAGTCAGGATGAATCGCGCAGTATCAAGAGTGAAAGTGATGTGACTATTGAAGTCGATAGTGTGGCAGAAGAGTCTCAAGAAGGTCTCTGTGAAAGCGAGTCTGCTAATGGGTTTGAAGCCAGTACTACGTCAAGCAATTGTAGTATAGCTGTGCAAGAAAGAGAGATTGGAGAGAAAG GTCAAAAAAGACCCAGTGATAGCAATAGTGGAACACtggcaaaaaaacaaaagcGTACTCCAAAGCGAACAAGTGCTGCagccaaaaatgaaaagaatggaACAG GGCAAAGTAGTGACAGTGAAGACCTTCCTGTCCTGGACAGTTCAAGTAAATGTACTCCTGTAAAACACATAAATGCATCCAAACCACAGAAGATTTCTCGATCACCTGCAAGAGTGATTTCACCTCACATCAAAGATGGAGAGAAGGAtaaacacagagagaaacaccACCACCAGAATGCTTCGCCTAGAGTATACAAATGGAGTTTTCAGCTCA ATGAACTAGACAATATGACCAGCACTGAAAGGATCTCCTTCTTACAAGAAAAACTACAGGAAATACGAAAATACTACATGTCCTTGAAGTCAGAAGTAGCAACCATAGACAGGAGAAGAAAAcgattaaaaaagaaagacagagaag TGTCACATACAGGAGCATCCATGTCATCTGCTTCATCAGACACTGGAATGAGTCCATCATCAT